A region of Ignavibacteriota bacterium DNA encodes the following proteins:
- a CDS encoding NADH-quinone oxidoreductase subunit D, whose translation MNLRTKEAVERLTEIRQDKIYRELMDGDTTVSFEDAIENDMILNMGPQHPATHGVLRVLLRLDGETIMKCVPELGYLHRGYEKLAENVTYHEFIPHTDRLDYLSPLSNNVAIAMAIENAMGIDIPERAKWIRTLVAEMARVSSHLMAMGATCMDVGAMTVLLWTFTEREKLYDIFELICGARFTTSYTRIGGVANDIDNRTLQMIRDWTAQFPAQLTKTEKLVHRNRIFINRVAGIGVIDKEKAIQLGFTGPCLRGSGVARDLRKDMPYLVYDKLDFDVITYNEGDCWARYMVRIQEMKESIKMINQILDQMPEGPILAKEPQKVLPRKAEVYTKMEELIHDFMLINFGAAPEPGETYTAIESPKGELGFFIVSDGTGHPWKMKIKSPSSSNLQALPYLIEGSMLSDVVACIGSIDPVMGEADK comes from the coding sequence ATGAATTTAAGAACTAAAGAAGCAGTCGAAAGACTAACTGAGATAAGACAGGACAAAATCTATCGCGAATTAATGGATGGCGATACAACCGTATCATTTGAAGATGCAATTGAAAATGATATGATACTCAATATGGGTCCCCAGCACCCTGCTACTCACGGCGTGCTAAGGGTTTTACTCAGACTTGACGGTGAAACAATAATGAAATGTGTGCCTGAGCTCGGATATCTTCACCGCGGTTATGAAAAATTAGCTGAAAATGTTACTTATCATGAATTTATACCTCATACTGACAGGCTTGATTATTTATCACCTTTGTCTAATAACGTAGCAATTGCGATGGCAATCGAAAATGCTATGGGAATTGATATACCTGAAAGGGCAAAATGGATAAGGACACTTGTTGCAGAAATGGCTCGTGTATCATCACATCTGATGGCAATGGGTGCTACTTGTATGGATGTCGGCGCTATGACAGTACTGCTTTGGACATTTACCGAGCGTGAAAAGCTGTATGATATATTTGAATTGATTTGCGGTGCGAGATTTACAACCAGTTATACACGTATTGGTGGAGTAGCTAATGATATTGATAATCGCACACTTCAAATGATTCGTGACTGGACAGCTCAATTTCCGGCACAATTAACCAAAACCGAAAAATTAGTTCATAGAAACAGAATTTTTATAAATCGTGTAGCGGGTATTGGGGTTATTGATAAGGAAAAAGCTATTCAGCTTGGATTTACAGGTCCGTGCCTTCGTGGTTCAGGTGTAGCTCGTGATTTAAGGAAAGATATGCCTTATCTTGTTTACGATAAACTGGATTTCGATGTTATTACATACAATGAAGGTGATTGCTGGGCAAGATATATGGTTAGAATTCAGGAAATGAAAGAAAGTATTAAAATGATTAATCAAATACTTGACCAAATGCCTGAAGGTCCTATCCTTGCGAAAGAGCCACAAAAAGTGCTTCCGAGAAAGGCTGAAGTTTACACTAAGATGGAAGAGCTGATTCATGACTTTATGCTGATAAATTTTGGTGCAGCTCCCGAGCCGGGTGAAACCTACACAGCCATTGAATCACCAAAAGGCGAGCTGGGATTCTTTATTGTATCAGATGGTACAGGACATCCATGGAAAATGAAAATCAAAAGCCCATCTTCCTCAAATTTACAGGCTTTACCTTACTTGATTGAAGGTTCAATGCTTTCTGATGTTGTTGCTTGTATTGGCTCTATTGACCCCGTTATGGGCGAAGCTGACAAATAA
- a CDS encoding cation transporter, protein MTFDLKKLPFVVIWASIILNVIIFAFKYYAGIEADSLAMIADAWHSLSDSITSFLVLFGYWYASRPADYEHPFGHGRAEPVVAIMIATLLGVIGFEFIKDAVVRIQEYKIVTYSTSSVIMFSITIVIKELMALTSIYVGKKVKSESLIADGWHHRTDAISTVIIVIGAIFGGGIWWLDSAMTFMVSVMLFWVAYQIIRTSANTLLGENPNHELKEKIMRIAKDVNPAITSVHHFRLHNYGEHKELNIDIRLPSEMSVLDAHVIASAVEKSIYFQLKMKTTVHVEPGLNSIYLKNSNYF, encoded by the coding sequence TTGACTTTTGATTTAAAAAAATTACCTTTTGTTGTAATATGGGCATCTATAATATTAAATGTTATAATATTTGCATTTAAATATTATGCAGGTATAGAAGCCGATTCACTTGCAATGATTGCAGATGCATGGCATTCATTATCAGATTCCATAACTTCATTTTTGGTGTTGTTCGGCTATTGGTATGCAAGTAGACCGGCAGATTACGAACATCCTTTCGGACACGGCAGGGCAGAGCCTGTTGTAGCTATAATGATTGCCACTTTGCTGGGAGTAATTGGATTTGAATTCATTAAAGATGCAGTAGTCCGAATTCAGGAATATAAGATAGTCACTTATTCCACATCATCTGTCATTATGTTTTCAATTACGATAGTAATTAAGGAATTGATGGCATTAACATCAATTTATGTTGGAAAGAAAGTTAAATCAGAGTCTTTAATAGCTGATGGCTGGCATCACAGAACAGATGCGATATCAACAGTGATTATTGTCATTGGGGCAATATTCGGTGGCGGTATTTGGTGGCTCGACAGTGCAATGACATTTATGGTTTCGGTGATGCTGTTTTGGGTTGCTTATCAAATTATTCGTACATCAGCAAATACTTTGCTTGGAGAGAATCCGAATCATGAGTTAAAAGAAAAAATTATGCGTATTGCTAAGGATGTAAATCCTGCGATTACAAGCGTACATCATTTTAGGCTTCATAATTACGGTGAGCACAAAGAGCTCAATATTGATATTCGTCTGCCATCGGAAATGAGTGTACTTGATGCTCATGTAATAGCAAGTGCTGTGGAAAAATCAATTTATTTTCAATTGAAAATGAAAACAACAGTACATGTAGAACCGGGATTAAATTCCATTTATCTAAAAAATTCAAATTACTTTTAA
- the rlmN gene encoding 23S rRNA (adenine(2503)-C(2))-methyltransferase RlmN: MNKRNNIKNYDIEELENYLTSKNFDKFRAAQIFNGIYSEKFENFNKITTLPLQLKNHLTENFSIWSLKTKKVRESSDGSIKYLFELFDGKSVEAVYMPWYDETDGEIERVTLCISSMAGCPVECAFCATGTMGFQRNLETSEIIDQILFVEKDLGKKITNIVFMGMGEPLLNFTNVVRTISILTHPANKLLTRKKITLSTVGITAKIKHLASTKNPVKLAISLHATTNGFREKIIPMAKGVRLNELMDVVEFYYRKTKMPITYEYIPFESMNDTDEDAVRLARILKRVPSRVNIIPFNDISFTGVSGFAASLKPTKMERVLEFGALVRRNGGAVTIRDTFGTDIEAACGQLALAE, translated from the coding sequence TTGAATAAAAGAAATAACATAAAAAATTACGATATTGAGGAACTCGAAAACTATTTAACTTCTAAAAATTTCGACAAATTCCGTGCAGCGCAGATATTTAACGGTATTTATTCGGAAAAATTTGAGAATTTTAATAAGATAACTACATTACCATTGCAATTAAAAAATCATCTGACTGAAAATTTTTCAATATGGTCCCTTAAAACAAAAAAAGTCCGAGAGTCAAGCGATGGCTCAATTAAATATCTTTTCGAACTGTTTGACGGTAAATCCGTCGAAGCAGTTTATATGCCTTGGTACGACGAAACAGACGGCGAAATTGAGCGTGTTACACTTTGCATTTCATCTATGGCAGGCTGTCCGGTGGAATGTGCTTTCTGTGCGACAGGAACAATGGGTTTTCAGAGGAATTTAGAGACTTCTGAAATTATTGACCAGATACTTTTCGTTGAAAAAGATTTAGGAAAAAAAATAACAAATATTGTTTTTATGGGTATGGGAGAACCACTTCTGAATTTCACGAATGTTGTCAGAACAATCAGCATTCTGACACATCCGGCAAATAAGTTACTGACAAGAAAAAAAATCACTCTTTCGACAGTCGGTATAACAGCAAAAATAAAGCATTTAGCATCCACGAAAAATCCCGTAAAACTTGCAATATCACTACATGCTACAACAAACGGTTTCAGGGAAAAAATCATTCCAATGGCAAAAGGTGTCAGACTTAACGAACTGATGGATGTGGTGGAATTTTACTACCGTAAAACCAAAATGCCAATTACTTATGAATATATACCATTTGAGAGTATGAACGATACAGACGAAGATGCAGTAAGGCTTGCCAGGATTCTAAAGCGTGTACCATCGAGAGTTAACATCATTCCGTTTAATGATATATCTTTCACTGGTGTAAGCGGATTTGCAGCATCACTTAAACCTACAAAAATGGAGAGAGTACTTGAATTTGGAGCTCTGGTACGTAGAAACGGGGGTGCTGTTACAATTCGGGACACCTTCGGAACAGATATTGAAGCCGCTTGTGGTCAATTAGCTTTAGCCGAATAA